The proteins below are encoded in one region of Mycobacterium botniense:
- a CDS encoding benzoate-CoA ligase family protein: protein MSATSPHAVFNAADYLVDRHIREGHGTRSAVITPSQTLSYQDLADTVHRVAHGLHQLGARPGDRVMLCMADDVEQLTAILAAMYVGAVPVPVSTMLTGKELGLLLADSRAKVLCASTEFAAQVAVALAAAPEVTDVVFDAAPPVDAPTGVTLHRWDVLSCAEPMAAPYPTSGDSVGLWLYTSGTTGTPKAAMHRHRSIRSVAENYGVGVLGISPQDRCLSVAKLFFAYGIGNSCFFPFAVGATSVLERARATPASIAKRVRAAQPTLFFGVPTFYSSLLASDLPSNTFSSVRQGISAGEALPAVLFNRLRDRFGIEVLDGIGSTESLHIFLSNRPRQVRTDSAGIPVPGYEVQLRTDDGAVIDSTKEPGTLYLRGPSIAAGYWCRDETTRRVFQEGWLRTGDVCVRNDDGTYSCLGRSDDMLKASGIWVSPAEVEKRLLQHPAVAEAVVVTAPDEAGLDKPVACVVVDEGRTVDPEELIGWCRMELASFKRPRAVVMMPELPKTSTGKIRRNLLRERVAHVLTTIEITA, encoded by the coding sequence TTGTCGGCGACGTCGCCCCATGCGGTATTCAACGCTGCTGATTATCTTGTCGACCGGCACATCCGGGAAGGTCACGGTACGCGCAGCGCGGTCATCACACCGTCCCAGACGCTGAGCTACCAGGATCTGGCCGACACCGTCCACCGGGTCGCCCATGGCCTGCACCAGCTCGGCGCACGCCCCGGGGATCGTGTCATGCTGTGCATGGCCGACGATGTGGAACAGCTCACCGCAATACTTGCGGCGATGTATGTGGGAGCGGTTCCGGTGCCGGTATCGACGATGTTGACCGGCAAAGAATTGGGTCTGCTGCTAGCTGATTCGCGAGCAAAAGTATTATGCGCGTCAACAGAATTCGCAGCGCAGGTCGCTGTCGCCCTCGCCGCGGCTCCCGAGGTTACCGATGTGGTCTTCGACGCCGCACCCCCCGTCGATGCGCCGACTGGCGTCACCCTACACCGATGGGATGTGCTGTCTTGCGCCGAACCGATGGCAGCTCCGTATCCGACTTCGGGCGATTCAGTGGGGTTGTGGCTGTATACCTCCGGGACCACCGGAACCCCGAAAGCCGCTATGCACCGCCACCGTAGCATCCGCTCAGTCGCGGAGAATTACGGTGTTGGCGTCCTTGGAATTAGCCCCCAGGATCGCTGCCTGTCGGTGGCCAAGCTCTTCTTCGCGTACGGCATCGGTAACTCATGCTTTTTCCCTTTTGCGGTGGGGGCTACCAGTGTCTTAGAGCGGGCGCGGGCCACCCCGGCCAGCATCGCAAAACGGGTCCGCGCGGCACAGCCCACGCTGTTTTTCGGTGTGCCGACCTTCTATTCCTCGCTGCTTGCCAGCGACCTTCCTTCTAATACGTTTTCGTCTGTTCGGCAAGGTATTTCGGCAGGAGAGGCGCTACCGGCTGTGCTGTTCAACCGGTTGCGTGACCGTTTCGGGATTGAAGTGCTGGACGGAATCGGGTCGACCGAGTCATTGCACATTTTCTTATCTAATCGGCCCCGACAGGTGCGCACAGATTCCGCAGGGATCCCGGTGCCCGGCTACGAAGTCCAACTGCGCACCGATGACGGTGCGGTGATCGATTCGACCAAAGAACCTGGAACTCTCTACCTGCGAGGGCCGTCGATCGCCGCCGGCTATTGGTGTCGAGATGAGACGACACGACGCGTTTTCCAAGAAGGTTGGCTGCGCACCGGCGATGTCTGCGTGCGCAACGATGATGGTACCTACAGCTGTCTGGGTCGCAGTGATGACATGCTCAAAGCGAGCGGCATCTGGGTGTCACCGGCTGAAGTCGAAAAACGGCTGCTCCAGCACCCCGCCGTCGCCGAGGCGGTCGTGGTCACGGCTCCCGACGAAGCTGGGCTGGACAAACCCGTGGCGTGCGTGGTAGTCGACGAGGGGCGCACCGTCGACCCCGAAGAGCTGATCGGCTGGTGCCGCATGGAATTGGCCTCTTTCAAACGACCGCGTGCGGTGGTAATGATGCCGGAGCTGCCCAAAACGTCAACCGGAAAAATCCGCCGGAACCTGCTTCGCGAGCGAGTCGCACACGTCCTGACCACCATAGAGATCACGGCATAG
- a CDS encoding molybdopterin-dependent oxidoreductase, producing the protein MVDIPDYRSEIHTAEDTIDVETYGGGFDLTRRASAPKLRVGRDKWFNLLWLIPIGLAALVAAVAIGKGLYHTPAVHTFILRYPGSEPQGVSPGIPAWVGWTHFFNLFMMMFIIRTGIQILCDHPRLYFSRNSTPGKDEWLRVGPPVPDDIYWTANADTVALPRHFGLPGFRHSIGLARWWHLGVDVLWLLNGAVFYVLLFATGQWRHIVPRSWDVFPNAASVAIQYLSLHWPADNGWVAYNDLQVLAYFTTVFIAAPAALITGLGMSPALSQRFTMISKRVNIQQARSLHFLVLVYFLLFILVHVTLVLTTDALRNLNHMFAARDDSSWVGFGIFAVAMTVTAVAWVWATPFTIRHPRVIQRVGYALIGPFQRLLENLDPKPGAFTEKDISPHHWRNGRLPETVEYKELEKNDFRDWRLKVYGLVEHPMEFSLEDLKALPYHDQITQHFCIQAWSGVAKWGGVQMKTIMDIVKPLPEAKWVMFYSMGLGATGGIYYNAHPIDQMTHHMTMLAYNMNDEPLPYLHGKPLRLRNELQHGFKLVKWIKGIEFVADYREIGSGYGGYSEDHKYFGRHQTI; encoded by the coding sequence CTGGTCGACATTCCCGACTACCGCTCCGAAATACATACCGCCGAAGACACCATCGATGTGGAGACCTACGGCGGCGGGTTCGACCTCACCCGGCGAGCATCTGCCCCTAAGTTACGGGTCGGCCGGGACAAGTGGTTCAACCTGTTGTGGTTGATCCCAATCGGCTTGGCCGCGCTGGTCGCCGCCGTGGCGATCGGCAAAGGGCTTTACCACACACCCGCCGTGCACACGTTCATCCTGCGGTATCCGGGCAGCGAGCCCCAGGGAGTCAGTCCGGGTATCCCGGCATGGGTCGGATGGACCCACTTTTTCAATCTGTTCATGATGATGTTCATCATCAGGACTGGGATCCAGATCCTCTGCGATCACCCGCGGCTGTACTTCAGCCGCAACTCCACTCCCGGCAAAGACGAGTGGCTGCGGGTGGGACCGCCGGTGCCCGACGATATTTATTGGACTGCCAACGCTGATACCGTTGCGCTGCCAAGGCATTTTGGTTTGCCCGGGTTCCGGCACTCCATCGGGCTGGCCCGCTGGTGGCATCTTGGTGTCGATGTCTTGTGGCTGCTCAACGGTGCAGTCTTCTACGTGCTGTTGTTCGCTACCGGACAGTGGCGGCACATCGTGCCGCGAAGCTGGGACGTGTTTCCCAACGCGGCGTCGGTGGCGATCCAGTACCTGTCGCTGCACTGGCCAGCCGATAACGGCTGGGTCGCGTACAACGATCTGCAGGTACTGGCCTACTTCACCACGGTGTTCATCGCCGCGCCCGCCGCACTCATCACCGGGTTGGGCATGTCACCGGCACTGTCACAGCGATTCACGATGATCAGCAAGCGGGTGAACATTCAACAGGCCCGCTCATTGCACTTCCTGGTCCTGGTGTACTTCTTGTTGTTCATCCTGGTGCATGTCACCCTGGTGCTCACCACCGATGCGCTGCGCAACCTCAACCACATGTTCGCCGCGCGCGACGACAGCAGCTGGGTTGGATTCGGTATTTTCGCCGTCGCCATGACGGTGACCGCGGTCGCGTGGGTATGGGCCACTCCGTTCACTATTCGCCACCCCCGCGTCATCCAGCGTGTCGGCTACGCGCTGATCGGGCCGTTCCAACGGCTGCTGGAGAACCTGGATCCCAAACCGGGCGCGTTCACCGAAAAAGACATCTCGCCGCACCACTGGCGCAACGGCCGGCTGCCGGAGACCGTCGAATACAAAGAGCTGGAGAAAAACGACTTCCGCGACTGGCGGCTGAAGGTTTATGGCCTGGTTGAGCATCCGATGGAATTTTCGTTGGAGGACCTGAAGGCACTGCCCTACCACGACCAAATCACCCAGCACTTTTGCATCCAGGCCTGGTCAGGTGTGGCCAAATGGGGTGGCGTACAGATGAAGACGATCATGGATATCGTCAAACCGCTGCCCGAGGCGAAATGGGTGATGTTCTATTCGATGGGCCTTGGCGCCACCGGCGGTATCTATTACAACGCGCATCCCATCGACCAGATGACCCACCACATGACCATGCTGGCCTACAACATGAACGACGAGCCGCTCCCCTATCTGCACGGCAAGCCGCTGCGGCTCCGCAACGAGTTACAGCATGGTTTCAAACTAGTGAAATGGATCAAAGGGATTGAGTTCGTTGCCGACTACCGTGAAATCGGTAGTGGCTATGGTGGATACAGCGAAGACCACAAGTACTTCGGTCGTCACCAGACCATCTAG
- the boxC gene encoding 2,3-epoxybenzoyl-CoA dihydrolase has translation MAVAADIGVGREPFVSVSDVGEVPERRQVSFDTHPDCYRHWTLRIEGEVAWLVLDVDEGGGLVPGYELKLNSYDLGVDIELYDATQRLRFEHPEVKAVVITSGKERVFCAGANIRMLASSPHEWKVNFCKFTNETRNGIEDAAAYSGQRYLAAVNGSCAGGGYELALACDHILLIDDNVSAVSLPEVPLLGVLPGTGGLTRLVDKRRVRKDRADVFATRPDGLRGKAAQRWGLVDELAPPRQFEHAVKRRAAALASTSRRPSGVAGVQLTPLRRTSSDHSIAYDFVTAEFDRANGAVHITVHAPTEPAPADMDAAAGQGASFWPLALTRELDDLILRLRTNEMTVGIWIFKTSGDMDVVAGFERLLLDGLDSNWLATEIVHYYKRVLKRLDSTSRSLMALITPGSCYTGMLAELAFACDQQYMLDGPPPEDENSELSAGLRLSAINFGTLPMGNGLSRLGSRFYGHPDHLNWLRDNKTDVVLTAAQADELGLVTAAPDDIDWEDEIRLAIEARAALSPDACTGMEANLRFAGPETLETKILGRLSAWQNWVFSRPNATGPEGALLRYGTGQKPIFDKKRV, from the coding sequence ATGGCAGTCGCTGCGGACATAGGCGTCGGGCGTGAACCATTCGTCTCGGTTTCTGATGTGGGCGAAGTACCCGAAAGACGGCAGGTGTCGTTTGACACCCACCCGGATTGTTATCGCCACTGGACCCTCCGCATCGAGGGTGAGGTGGCATGGCTGGTTCTGGATGTCGACGAGGGCGGCGGGCTGGTCCCCGGTTATGAGTTGAAGCTCAACTCCTATGACCTCGGGGTTGACATCGAGCTCTACGATGCGACCCAGCGACTGCGGTTCGAGCACCCCGAAGTAAAAGCAGTCGTCATCACCAGCGGCAAGGAGAGGGTGTTCTGCGCAGGTGCCAACATCCGGATGCTGGCGTCCTCGCCGCATGAGTGGAAGGTCAACTTCTGCAAGTTCACCAACGAAACCCGCAACGGAATCGAGGACGCCGCAGCGTATTCCGGACAACGATATCTGGCCGCGGTTAACGGTTCCTGCGCCGGTGGCGGCTACGAACTCGCGTTGGCGTGCGACCACATTCTGCTGATCGATGACAACGTCTCGGCGGTGTCGCTGCCTGAAGTACCCCTGCTCGGTGTGTTACCCGGCACCGGTGGCTTGACCAGACTGGTGGACAAACGCCGTGTGCGTAAGGACCGCGCCGACGTGTTCGCGACAAGGCCCGACGGGCTGCGCGGTAAGGCCGCCCAGCGGTGGGGTTTGGTGGACGAACTTGCGCCGCCACGCCAGTTCGAGCATGCCGTCAAGCGACGTGCCGCGGCCTTGGCTTCCACCTCGCGGCGGCCGTCAGGGGTGGCGGGTGTGCAGCTCACACCGCTCAGGCGCACCTCAAGCGACCACTCGATCGCCTATGACTTCGTCACCGCGGAGTTTGACCGGGCCAATGGTGCAGTCCACATCACCGTTCATGCGCCCACAGAGCCGGCGCCCGCCGACATGGATGCCGCGGCGGGGCAAGGAGCTTCGTTCTGGCCATTGGCGCTGACCCGCGAGCTTGACGACCTGATCCTGCGATTGCGGACCAATGAAATGACCGTTGGCATCTGGATCTTCAAGACCAGCGGTGATATGGACGTTGTGGCCGGCTTCGAACGACTCCTGCTGGACGGCCTCGATAGCAACTGGCTGGCAACCGAGATCGTGCACTACTACAAGCGCGTTCTCAAACGACTGGACTCCACTAGCCGCAGCCTGATGGCGTTGATCACCCCGGGAAGCTGTTACACGGGTATGTTGGCGGAGTTAGCGTTCGCCTGCGATCAGCAGTATATGCTCGACGGACCGCCGCCTGAGGACGAGAACAGTGAACTGAGCGCCGGCCTGCGGCTCAGCGCGATCAACTTCGGAACGCTCCCAATGGGCAACGGGCTCTCGCGTCTGGGGTCCAGGTTTTATGGACATCCTGACCATTTGAATTGGCTGCGGGACAATAAAACCGACGTTGTCCTGACCGCTGCTCAGGCGGACGAACTGGGCCTGGTAACCGCGGCTCCCGATGACATCGACTGGGAAGACGAGATCCGCCTGGCCATCGAGGCACGTGCTGCGCTATCGCCGGACGCGTGCACTGGGATGGAAGCTAACCTTCGATTTGCCGGGCCGGAAACGTTGGAAACAAAGATCTTGGGCAGACTTTCGGCATGGCAGAACTGGGTCTTTAGTCGTCCCAACGCAACCGGTCCTGAAGGTGCGTTGCTCCGTTACGGCACAGGACAAAAACCTATCTTTGATAAGAAACGGGTGTGA
- a CDS encoding class I SAM-dependent methyltransferase: MSDPCPGTSNPAGLHAAMVRRLHRRAVAVGHLTLPAVPSMIDEYVTMCGAIVAGLGVQFTPEQCAQLKGLLAEQLAEAYAASSRSNVVISFHKPFGTVVNYRVKAEWQTVQNAYDQWFAIREPPFFGTEPDARVWALSGETADPHTHRVLDIGAGSGRNALALARRGHPVDAVEMAPKFAHMIRLEAERQALDVRVIERDIFAIGDDLARDYQLIVASEVVPDFRDTRQLREMFELAARRLAPGGHLVFNAFLPRRGYIPDDAARELGAQCNTMIFTRDEMAGAAGSLPLRLVADDPAYEYEKTHLPESAWPPTRWYAHWATGLDLFDVERDESPIELRWLVYQKADGEPRPGADSGTGSR, from the coding sequence ATGTCAGATCCATGTCCTGGGACGAGCAACCCCGCGGGGCTGCATGCAGCTATGGTCCGGCGGCTGCACCGGCGCGCGGTGGCCGTCGGGCACCTGACCCTGCCAGCGGTTCCGAGCATGATCGACGAATACGTCACGATGTGTGGCGCTATTGTCGCCGGCCTGGGCGTCCAGTTCACACCCGAGCAATGTGCCCAACTCAAGGGGCTGTTGGCCGAGCAGTTGGCCGAGGCGTATGCGGCATCGTCACGGTCGAACGTCGTCATCTCCTTTCACAAACCCTTCGGCACGGTCGTGAACTATCGCGTCAAAGCGGAATGGCAGACCGTGCAGAACGCTTATGACCAGTGGTTCGCCATTCGCGAGCCACCGTTTTTCGGCACCGAACCCGACGCCCGGGTGTGGGCTCTTTCCGGTGAAACAGCCGATCCTCATACCCATCGGGTGCTGGATATCGGAGCGGGCAGCGGGCGCAACGCCCTGGCCCTGGCGCGACGCGGCCATCCGGTGGACGCCGTCGAGATGGCTCCGAAGTTTGCCCACATGATCCGCCTGGAGGCCGAACGACAGGCCCTGGACGTGCGTGTCATCGAGCGCGACATCTTCGCGATCGGCGACGACCTGGCCCGCGACTATCAGCTGATCGTGGCCTCCGAAGTGGTACCCGACTTCCGGGACACGCGGCAGCTGCGCGAGATGTTCGAACTGGCGGCGCGCCGCCTGGCTCCGGGCGGACACTTGGTGTTCAACGCCTTCCTCCCGCGCCGGGGCTACATCCCTGACGATGCCGCGCGAGAGCTCGGGGCGCAGTGCAACACCATGATCTTCACCCGCGACGAGATGGCGGGCGCAGCGGGGTCACTGCCTCTTCGGCTCGTTGCCGATGACCCGGCCTACGAATACGAGAAAACTCATCTGCCCGAAAGCGCCTGGCCGCCGACACGCTGGTATGCGCATTGGGCCACTGGCCTCGACCTGTTCGACGTCGAGCGGGATGAATCCCCGATTGAGCTGCGCTGGCTCGTGTATCAGAAGGCGGACGGTGAGCCTCGACCGGGCGCTGACTCGGGCACCGGTTCACGATAG
- the boxB gene encoding benzoyl-CoA 2,3-epoxidase subunit BoxB: MTTAINYQDKIPNNVDLSSDRRLQRALESWQPKFISWWGEMGPTLRTHGVYLRTAVAVGQEGWAHFDHVELDKYRWGIFLAEPKANRRVAFGEYKDQPVWQQVPGEHRADLQRLIVVQGDTEPASVEQQRLLGLTAPSLYDLRNLFQVNVEEGRHLWAMVYLLHAYFGKEGREEAEALLCRNSGSPDSPRILGAFNEKTTDWLAFFMFTYFTDRDGKYQLGALKESAFDPLSRTCEFMLKEEAHHMFVGTTGVDRVVMRSAQLIREHDTLDIAAYGGIPLDVIQKYINFHYSVSLDLFGSETSTNAANYFTAGLKGRWQEERRTDDHQLISGSVALDKPNTDGTWSQEQVSALLALNLDLRDAYARDCLRGLNRWNTILAEAGIDYTFHLPHVGFNRSVGVYADHHISPSGAILDAEEWHRAQAAWLPTSEDLAFVRSLMQPVYQPGKIAGWIAPPLHGINGKPFDYEYVRLA, encoded by the coding sequence ATGACCACAGCGATCAACTACCAAGACAAGATTCCCAACAACGTCGACTTGTCGTCCGACCGCCGGCTACAACGCGCGCTGGAGAGCTGGCAGCCGAAATTCATAAGCTGGTGGGGTGAGATGGGACCGACGCTGCGGACACATGGTGTCTATCTGCGCACCGCGGTCGCCGTCGGCCAGGAAGGCTGGGCGCATTTCGACCACGTCGAACTGGATAAGTATCGCTGGGGAATATTTTTGGCCGAGCCCAAGGCCAATCGGCGCGTGGCGTTCGGTGAATACAAGGATCAACCGGTATGGCAACAGGTGCCTGGCGAACACCGCGCCGATTTGCAGCGGCTGATCGTGGTACAGGGCGACACCGAACCTGCTTCGGTCGAGCAGCAGCGTTTGCTGGGCCTGACGGCCCCGTCACTGTATGACTTGCGAAACCTGTTCCAAGTCAATGTTGAAGAAGGCCGGCATTTGTGGGCAATGGTATATCTGCTCCACGCCTACTTCGGCAAAGAAGGCCGGGAAGAGGCCGAAGCGCTGCTCTGCCGCAATTCAGGTAGCCCAGACTCGCCGCGCATCTTGGGTGCGTTCAACGAGAAGACAACTGACTGGCTGGCTTTCTTCATGTTCACCTACTTCACCGACCGGGACGGGAAATACCAGTTGGGAGCGCTGAAAGAAAGCGCGTTCGATCCGTTGTCGCGTACCTGCGAATTCATGCTGAAAGAAGAAGCGCACCACATGTTCGTCGGAACCACCGGCGTGGACCGGGTAGTGATGCGCAGCGCGCAGCTAATCCGTGAACACGACACCCTGGACATCGCCGCCTACGGCGGCATCCCCCTGGACGTTATCCAGAAGTACATCAACTTTCACTACAGCGTGTCGCTGGATTTGTTCGGCAGTGAAACCTCTACCAACGCGGCAAACTACTTCACCGCCGGACTGAAGGGTCGCTGGCAGGAGGAACGGCGCACTGACGACCACCAGCTCATCAGTGGCAGCGTCGCCTTGGACAAGCCCAACACCGACGGCACCTGGTCGCAGGAACAGGTGTCCGCACTGCTGGCGCTTAACCTCGATCTTCGTGACGCATACGCCCGCGACTGCCTCCGCGGCCTCAACCGCTGGAACACGATTCTCGCAGAAGCCGGTATCGACTACACGTTCCATTTGCCGCACGTCGGATTCAACCGCAGTGTGGGTGTGTACGCAGACCATCACATCAGCCCGTCAGGGGCGATCTTGGACGCCGAGGAATGGCATCGCGCGCAGGCGGCGTGGCTGCCCACCTCCGAAGACCTCGCTTTCGTGCGTTCACTGATGCAGCCCGTTTACCAGCCCGGGAAGATCGCCGGCTGGATCGCGCCACCGCTGCACGGCATCAACGGCAAGCCGTTTGACTACGAATACGTCCGCCTGGCCTGA
- a CDS encoding PaaX family transcriptional regulator: MTRVGAGTTGENPGGAPAMSRRREVAEGSARSLLMTTLGEFVLPFGLPVWTATLVHAMGLLRIEQGSARQALARTAAEGWVSSERAGRRVRWSLTEAGRRLLSEGAHRIYTFGSAEQPWDGRWLVVMISIPESMRALRHKLRTQLSWAGFGSPAPGVWISPRTAAAAEAKEILDDLDVSAKALSFVAEYGVLGGSQQDMVRAAWNLATIERRYNDFVTEFADLTPEAPDEVFVAQIRLVHEWRRFPFLDPQLPRVLLPPHWPGAAAAQVFAEKHSAWREPAQRRWEELVAAGG; encoded by the coding sequence GTGACACGAGTTGGCGCCGGCACCACGGGTGAAAACCCGGGCGGGGCTCCTGCGATGAGCCGCCGCCGCGAAGTCGCCGAGGGGAGTGCCCGTTCGCTGCTGATGACCACATTGGGTGAATTCGTCCTGCCGTTCGGTCTGCCGGTATGGACCGCAACGTTGGTGCACGCGATGGGTTTGTTGCGCATTGAGCAGGGCTCGGCGCGTCAAGCGCTGGCCCGTACCGCAGCGGAAGGCTGGGTGTCGTCGGAACGCGCCGGCCGACGAGTGCGGTGGTCGTTGACCGAAGCGGGGCGGCGTCTGCTCAGTGAGGGAGCGCACCGCATCTATACCTTCGGCTCGGCCGAACAGCCGTGGGACGGACGCTGGCTGGTGGTCATGATTTCGATCCCCGAGTCGATGCGGGCGCTGCGGCATAAGCTTCGTACGCAGTTGAGCTGGGCTGGGTTTGGTTCACCGGCACCCGGCGTGTGGATTTCGCCGCGCACCGCTGCCGCTGCCGAGGCCAAAGAGATCCTTGATGACCTGGACGTGTCCGCCAAGGCGTTGTCATTTGTCGCCGAATACGGGGTTTTGGGCGGCAGCCAGCAGGACATGGTCCGTGCGGCGTGGAATCTCGCCACCATCGAGCGGCGGTACAACGACTTCGTCACCGAGTTCGCCGATCTCACCCCAGAAGCGCCGGACGAGGTGTTCGTGGCGCAAATTCGGCTGGTTCACGAGTGGCGGCGGTTTCCATTCCTGGATCCGCAGTTGCCGCGGGTGCTGCTTCCGCCACACTGGCCGGGCGCTGCGGCGGCGCAGGTGTTCGCGGAAAAACACTCAGCGTGGCGTGAGCCGGCCCAGCGCCGCTGGGAGGAATTGGTCGCTGCCGGCGGATAG
- a CDS encoding nuclear transport factor 2 family protein — protein sequence MSLTTLDRLALTDLVHRYAAGLDDRRFDAVAELFTDTAELAVPDPPATLEPVHRHHGHRAIAAAVAAVAAMARTEHAIVGEVYDGGPHPGVARGRIACVAHHWNGEADRLTDVVWHLRYDDEYQRGDGGWRIARRILTINAIETRPVRRLRRS from the coding sequence GTGTCGCTGACAACCCTGGACCGGTTGGCCCTCACCGACCTGGTCCACCGCTACGCTGCCGGGCTCGATGATCGGCGATTTGACGCTGTGGCGGAACTTTTCACCGACACCGCCGAGCTGGCGGTGCCCGACCCGCCGGCGACGCTGGAGCCCGTGCATCGGCACCACGGGCACCGTGCCATCGCCGCGGCGGTGGCCGCGGTTGCGGCGATGGCTCGTACCGAGCATGCGATTGTCGGTGAGGTCTACGACGGGGGGCCCCACCCGGGCGTCGCACGTGGCCGCATCGCCTGCGTGGCGCACCACTGGAACGGCGAGGCGGACCGGCTGACCGATGTGGTCTGGCATCTGCGCTACGACGACGAATACCAGAGGGGTGACGGGGGCTGGCGGATCGCTCGCCGGATACTGACGATCAACGCGATCGAGACGCGTCCGGTGCGGCGGTTGCGACGCAGCTGA
- a CDS encoding LLM class F420-dependent oxidoreductase yields MKFAVVAPVAAGVTADPDWMAAFACHLEACGFESIVAVEHAILLTSYNSVYPYDPSGRVGLSADCPIPDPLDLLAFLAAPTERLGLATGVLVLPNHHPVVLAKRAATVDALSGGRLRLCVGVGWLREEIEACGVAFDSRGRRADEQLAVLRALWSDEPRGATHHGEFFGFDHAMCYPKPTAGARLPLHIGGHSPAAARRAGRLGDGFQPLGVSGARLEALLTVMREEAAAAGRDPGQLEISLGHQVTTIDTERAAELAARGADRIVLAMPPLTEIEHAKDVLSACAQRLSLTPCR; encoded by the coding sequence ATGAAGTTCGCGGTGGTGGCCCCGGTCGCTGCCGGGGTCACCGCGGACCCGGACTGGATGGCGGCTTTTGCATGTCATCTCGAAGCGTGCGGGTTCGAGTCCATCGTCGCGGTGGAGCATGCCATCCTGCTGACCTCCTACAACAGCGTCTACCCCTACGACCCTTCCGGACGGGTTGGGCTCTCCGCCGACTGTCCGATTCCCGATCCGCTCGATCTGCTTGCGTTTTTGGCCGCCCCAACCGAGCGCCTCGGGCTGGCCACCGGCGTTTTGGTGCTGCCCAACCATCATCCGGTGGTGCTCGCAAAACGCGCGGCGACCGTGGACGCGCTCTCCGGAGGCCGGCTTCGGTTGTGTGTGGGTGTCGGCTGGCTCAGGGAAGAGATCGAAGCCTGCGGTGTGGCGTTCGACAGCCGGGGCCGGCGGGCCGACGAGCAGCTCGCGGTCTTGCGGGCGCTGTGGTCTGACGAGCCGCGCGGGGCCACCCACCATGGCGAGTTCTTCGGCTTCGACCACGCCATGTGCTACCCGAAACCGACCGCCGGCGCCCGGCTTCCGCTGCACATCGGTGGACACAGCCCGGCGGCGGCGCGCCGGGCCGGGCGTCTCGGCGATGGGTTTCAGCCACTCGGGGTCAGCGGGGCGCGACTGGAGGCGTTGCTGACGGTGATGCGCGAGGAGGCGGCGGCGGCCGGGCGTGACCCCGGGCAACTCGAAATTTCGCTGGGCCACCAGGTCACCACGATCGACACCGAACGCGCGGCTGAACTCGCTGCCCGGGGGGCGGACCGGATCGTGTTGGCGATGCCGCCGCTCACAGAAATCGAGCACGCCAAAGATGTCCTGTCCGCCTGTGCGCAACGTCTATCGCTCACACCGTGTCGCTGA